One window of the Corynebacterium glutamicum ATCC 13032 genome contains the following:
- the tal gene encoding transaldolase yields MSHIDDLAQLGTSTWLDDLSRERITSGNLSQVIEEKSVVGVTTNPAIFAAAMSKGDSYDAQIAELKAAGASVDQAVYAMSIDDVRNACDLFTGIFESSNGYDGRVSIEVDPRISADRDATLAQAKELWAKVDRPNVMIKIPATPGSLPAITDALAEGISVNVTLIFSVARYREVIAAFIEGIKQAAANGHDVSKIHSVASFFVSRVDVEIDKRLEAIGSDEALALRGKAGVANAQRAYAVYKELFDAAELPEGANTQRPLWASTGVKNPAYAATLYVSELAGPNTVNTMPEGTIDAVLEQGNLHGDTLSNSAAEADAVFSQLEALGVDLADVFQVLETEGVDKFVASWSELLESMEARLK; encoded by the coding sequence ATGTCTCACATTGATGATCTTGCACAGCTCGGCACTTCCACTTGGCTCGACGACCTCTCCCGCGAGCGCATTACTTCCGGCAATCTCAGCCAGGTTATTGAGGAAAAGTCTGTAGTCGGTGTCACCACCAACCCAGCTATTTTCGCAGCAGCAATGTCCAAGGGCGATTCCTACGACGCTCAGATCGCAGAGCTCAAGGCCGCTGGCGCATCTGTTGACCAGGCTGTTTACGCCATGAGCATCGACGACGTTCGCAATGCTTGTGATCTGTTCACCGGCATCTTCGAGTCCTCCAACGGCTACGACGGCCGCGTGTCCATCGAGGTTGACCCACGTATCTCTGCTGACCGCGACGCAACCCTGGCTCAGGCCAAGGAGCTGTGGGCAAAGGTTGATCGTCCAAACGTCATGATCAAGATCCCTGCAACCCCAGGTTCTTTGCCAGCAATCACCGACGCTTTGGCTGAGGGCATCAGCGTTAACGTCACCTTGATCTTCTCCGTTGCTCGCTACCGCGAGGTCATCGCTGCGTTCATCGAGGGCATCAAGCAGGCTGCTGCAAACGGCCACGACGTCTCCAAGATCCACTCTGTGGCTTCCTTCTTCGTCTCCCGCGTCGACGTTGAGATCGACAAGCGCCTCGAGGCAATCGGATCCGATGAGGCTTTGGCTCTGCGCGGCAAGGCAGGCGTTGCCAACGCTCAGCGCGCTTACGCTGTGTACAAGGAGCTTTTCGACGCCGCCGAGCTGCCTGAAGGTGCCAACACTCAGCGCCCACTGTGGGCATCCACCGGCGTGAAGAACCCTGCGTACGCTGCAACTCTTTACGTTTCCGAGCTGGCTGGTCCAAACACCGTCAACACCATGCCAGAAGGCACCATCGACGCGGTTCTGGAGCAGGGCAACCTGCACGGTGACACCCTGTCCAACTCCGCGGCAGAAGCTGACGCTGTGTTCTCCCAGCTTGAGGCTCTGGGCGTTGACTTGGCAGATGTCTTCCAGGTCCTGGAGACCGAGGGTGTGGACAAGTTCGTTGCTTCTTGGAGCGAACTGCTTGAGTCCATGGAAGCTCGCCTGAAGTAG
- the zwf gene encoding glucose-6-phosphate dehydrogenase: MSTNTTPSSWTNPLRDPQDKRLPRIAGPSGMVIFGVTGDLARKKLLPAIYDLANRGLLPPGFSLVGYGRREWSKEDFEKYVRDAASAGARTEFRENVWERLAEGMEFVRGNFDDDAAFDNLAATLKRIDKTRGTAGNWAYYLSIPPDSFTAVCHQLERSGMAESTEEAWRRVIIEKPFGHNLESAHELNQLVNAVFPESSVFRIDHYLGKETVQNILALRFANQLFEPLWNSNYVDHVQITMAEDIGLGGRAGYYDGIGAARDVIQNHLIQLLALVAMEEPISFVPAQLQAEKIKVLSATKPCYPLDKTSARGQYAAGWQGSELVKGLREEDGFNPESTTETFAACTLEITSRRWAGVPFYLRTGKRLGRRVTEIAVVFKDAPHQPFDGDMTVSLGQNAIVIRVQPDEGVLIRFGSKVPGSAMEVRDVNMDFSYSESFTEESPEAYERLILDALLDESSLFPTNEEVELSWKILDPILEAWDADGEPEDYPAGTWGPKSADEMLSRNGHTWRRP, translated from the coding sequence GTGAGCACAAACACGACCCCCTCCAGCTGGACAAACCCACTGCGCGACCCGCAGGATAAACGACTCCCCCGCATCGCTGGCCCTTCCGGCATGGTGATCTTCGGTGTCACTGGCGACTTGGCTCGAAAGAAGCTGCTCCCCGCCATTTATGATCTAGCAAACCGCGGATTGCTGCCCCCAGGATTCTCGTTGGTAGGTTACGGCCGCCGCGAATGGTCCAAAGAAGACTTTGAAAAATACGTACGCGATGCCGCAAGTGCTGGTGCTCGTACGGAATTCCGTGAAAATGTTTGGGAGCGCCTCGCCGAGGGTATGGAATTTGTTCGCGGCAACTTTGATGATGATGCAGCTTTCGACAACCTCGCTGCAACACTCAAGCGCATCGACAAAACCCGCGGCACCGCCGGCAACTGGGCTTACTACCTGTCCATTCCACCAGATTCCTTCACAGCGGTCTGCCACCAGCTGGAGCGTTCCGGCATGGCTGAATCCACCGAAGAAGCATGGCGCCGCGTGATCATCGAGAAGCCTTTCGGCCACAACCTCGAATCCGCACACGAGCTCAACCAGCTGGTCAACGCAGTCTTCCCAGAATCTTCTGTGTTCCGCATCGACCACTATTTGGGCAAGGAAACAGTTCAAAACATCCTGGCTCTGCGTTTTGCTAACCAGCTGTTTGAGCCACTGTGGAACTCCAACTACGTTGACCACGTCCAGATCACCATGGCTGAAGATATTGGCTTGGGTGGACGTGCTGGTTACTACGACGGCATCGGCGCAGCCCGCGACGTCATCCAGAACCACCTGATCCAGCTCTTGGCTCTGGTTGCCATGGAAGAACCAATTTCTTTCGTGCCAGCGCAGCTGCAGGCAGAAAAGATCAAGGTGCTCTCTGCGACAAAGCCGTGCTACCCATTGGATAAAACCTCCGCTCGTGGTCAGTACGCTGCCGGTTGGCAGGGCTCTGAGTTAGTCAAGGGACTTCGCGAAGAAGATGGCTTCAACCCTGAGTCCACCACTGAGACTTTTGCGGCTTGTACCTTAGAGATCACGTCTCGTCGCTGGGCTGGTGTGCCGTTCTACCTGCGCACCGGTAAGCGTCTTGGTCGCCGTGTTACTGAGATTGCCGTGGTGTTTAAAGACGCACCACACCAGCCTTTCGACGGCGACATGACTGTATCCCTTGGCCAAAACGCCATCGTGATTCGCGTGCAGCCTGATGAAGGTGTGCTCATCCGCTTCGGTTCCAAGGTTCCAGGTTCTGCCATGGAAGTCCGTGACGTCAACATGGACTTCTCCTACTCAGAATCCTTCACTGAAGAATCACCTGAAGCATACGAGCGCCTCATTTTGGATGCGCTGTTAGATGAATCCAGCCTCTTCCCTACCAACGAGGAAGTGGAACTGAGCTGGAAGATTCTGGATCCAATTCTTGAAGCATGGGATGCCGATGGAGAACCAGAGGATTACCCAGCGGGTACGTGGGGTCCAAAGAGCGCTGATGAAATGCTTTCCCGCAACGGTCACACCTGGCGCAGGCCATAA